A region from the Thermodesulfobacteriota bacterium genome encodes:
- the fliD gene encoding flagellar filament capping protein FliD, which produces MAGTQLISGLISGLDWRSMIDQLIAVEHKRVDLVINRKSEYESKLGEWRGMNTKLLALKTASTALSTESAFKVFSSTTTSNTSTAASNLLTVSTSSAASPGTYNIEVNNLAQSEKISSQNYAATDTALSLSGDILISGKVVSIVSTDTLANIKDKINAVNTGTTPTGVTASIVKHSSTDYHLVLRSDETGEDGISVLEGAYNGGDNILEEMGFISGSTTIKNTTSDGAKSDLFTSSNGAVKTLLGLTSAPGATDVTIGGNSVSIDLSSATESLTTIAQKIDALAGISAEVVSEEVDGETKYRIDISGTTSFTDNGNILQTLGILEGTYGTETEVHTGTVVVQDGTGTPLAGTPATAMTALQIGGVSAGVANGDKITISGTKHNGTSATTTEFIVAADADHDGVDDLLTHIQSAFGSTVTASFVNGKLTITDSSSGDSQLEVSIICDNAGGGTLDFGEISMTTEGRSMQIAAGEDAEIVVDNVVITNSSNTITDIIEGVTLNIAGESADTTVTLKIERDISAIKEKINAVADAYNAIMQYINTQFDYDEENEKVGGILFGDGTLSSIKSELINTITQTVTGVSSDYNRLPLIGVSLDDDALMTIDDEDLTAALQANFDHVKKLFIAHGSSPNSNLEYVGHTNNTVGGTYDVNITQAGTRTTVTGSKALAATLGEAVAVTITDYATGRVAEVSLTSSMDIDDVVNAINSEMGEEYTEQLKGDTANAGVTSSTLFNDASVGGNNNDVITFSGTRRNGISVSGSYTISDATTETVGDLLEAIEDMFEDEVTAALDSNGKLVITDTQAGDSNLSFSIDTTALGVLNFGTVDVDPTGADGSQEGRYAMTITASEGTDGDANKLILTHNAYGTGHIIVASQASASDPLGLDDATQVYGKDVAGTINSVTATGSGQTLYLDSDGNNADGLSINYTGSGATTTTFTLTLGIADLLERQLGFITDASDGYVTYKQTSLENSIDSFETQIEQMEASLNRKMDVMISQFVAMEQVIGQLQTVSSWLTSQMTGMFS; this is translated from the coding sequence ATGGCCGGCACTCAGTTAATAAGTGGATTAATCAGCGGTCTCGACTGGAGATCTATGATCGACCAGTTGATAGCGGTCGAGCATAAGCGGGTTGACCTGGTAATAAATAGAAAAAGTGAATATGAGTCAAAGCTTGGCGAATGGCGGGGCATGAATACGAAGCTATTGGCTCTTAAAACGGCATCTACCGCCCTAAGTACCGAGAGCGCCTTTAAAGTATTTTCCTCCACCACCACGTCCAATACAAGTACCGCAGCCTCTAACCTGCTGACGGTTTCCACCAGTTCCGCGGCCTCTCCCGGAACCTATAACATTGAGGTCAATAATCTCGCTCAGTCGGAAAAGATTTCCTCACAGAACTATGCCGCCACAGATACGGCCCTTTCTTTATCCGGGGATATCTTAATATCGGGAAAGGTGGTCAGCATCGTGTCCACCGATACCCTGGCAAACATCAAGGATAAGATCAATGCCGTCAATACGGGGACGACGCCGACCGGAGTTACTGCCAGTATCGTCAAGCACTCCTCTACGGATTATCATCTGGTCTTGAGGAGCGATGAGACAGGCGAGGACGGAATCAGTGTCCTCGAGGGGGCCTATAATGGTGGTGACAACATCCTTGAAGAAATGGGCTTTATCAGCGGTTCAACCACTATCAAGAATACGACCAGTGACGGCGCTAAAAGTGACCTGTTTACGAGTTCCAATGGAGCCGTCAAAACGCTATTAGGATTGACCAGCGCACCGGGGGCCACGGATGTTACAATAGGTGGAAACTCCGTTAGTATTGATCTATCCAGCGCTACCGAATCACTGACGACGATTGCACAAAAGATAGACGCGCTCGCGGGCATTTCGGCTGAGGTTGTCTCGGAAGAAGTGGATGGGGAGACTAAATACCGGATAGATATCAGCGGCACGACTTCCTTTACGGATAACGGCAATATCCTTCAGACGCTCGGAATTCTGGAAGGGACATACGGAACTGAGACCGAGGTGCATACGGGCACTGTAGTCGTACAGGACGGCACCGGCACCCCTCTCGCAGGCACCCCGGCCACGGCTATGACCGCTCTGCAAATTGGAGGCGTCTCGGCCGGTGTGGCAAATGGTGATAAGATTACTATCTCCGGGACAAAGCATAACGGCACATCTGCTACCACAACAGAGTTTATAGTGGCCGCCGATGCGGATCATGATGGCGTGGACGACCTGCTAACTCATATTCAAAGTGCATTCGGCAGTACGGTCACGGCTTCGTTTGTAAACGGCAAGTTAACCATCACGGATAGCAGCAGTGGCGACAGTCAACTGGAGGTGTCTATCATCTGCGACAATGCGGGCGGAGGCACGCTCGATTTCGGGGAGATCTCCATGACCACGGAAGGCCGATCCATGCAGATAGCTGCCGGGGAAGATGCCGAGATCGTGGTCGATAATGTGGTCATAACCAACTCATCCAATACTATTACTGACATCATAGAAGGTGTGACCCTGAATATTGCAGGGGAAAGCGCCGATACCACGGTTACCCTCAAAATAGAACGGGATATTAGCGCTATAAAGGAAAAAATCAATGCCGTGGCCGATGCCTATAATGCGATCATGCAGTACATAAATACCCAGTTCGACTATGATGAGGAGAATGAAAAGGTCGGCGGGATTCTCTTCGGGGACGGGACACTGTCTTCTATAAAGTCTGAATTGATAAATACCATCACACAAACAGTCACGGGGGTATCCAGCGACTATAACCGGTTGCCCCTGATCGGAGTCTCGCTGGATGACGATGCCCTGATGACCATTGATGACGAAGATCTGACCGCTGCCCTTCAGGCAAATTTTGATCATGTAAAAAAGCTTTTTATCGCCCATGGCTCGTCACCAAATTCCAATCTGGAGTATGTCGGGCATACAAATAATACAGTAGGGGGTACCTATGATGTAAATATCACCCAGGCCGGCACTCGTACTACGGTCACCGGCTCGAAAGCCCTCGCCGCGACGTTAGGGGAAGCGGTAGCGGTGACCATTACGGACTATGCCACCGGCCGGGTGGCTGAGGTGAGCCTTACCAGCAGTATGGATATAGACGATGTGGTCAACGCCATCAATTCGGAGATGGGCGAAGAATACACGGAACAACTCAAGGGGGATACCGCAAATGCCGGTGTCACCTCGTCGACTTTGTTTAACGATGCCAGTGTGGGCGGCAATAATAATGATGTCATAACGTTTTCCGGGACAAGACGGAACGGAATCAGTGTCTCCGGGAGTTACACAATTAGCGATGCGACTACAGAAACCGTAGGAGACCTTCTTGAAGCTATTGAAGATATGTTCGAAGACGAGGTGACCGCTGCCCTGGATAGTAATGGAAAATTAGTCATAACCGACACGCAGGCCGGGGACAGCAACCTTTCGTTTTCCATTGATACTACGGCGCTTGGCGTTCTGAATTTCGGCACGGTTGACGTGGATCCTACTGGAGCGGATGGCAGCCAGGAGGGCCGTTACGCTATGACCATTACCGCATCCGAAGGTACGGACGGAGACGCAAACAAGCTAATCCTGACTCATAATGCATATGGCACCGGGCATATCATCGTGGCCTCCCAGGCCAGCGCCTCGGACCCCCTGGGACTGGACGATGCCACGCAGGTTTACGGCAAAGATGTTGCCGGAACGATCAATAGCGTGACCGCCACGGGGAGCGGACAAACGCTCTATCTGGATAGTGATGGCAACAACGCAGACGGTTTGTCGATTAACTATACGGGTAGCGGCGCCACCACTACAACCTTTACCTTAACCCTGGGGATCGCAGATCTGCTGGAACGCCAGCTTGGCTTTATCACCGATGCCTCTGATGGATACGTAACGTACAAACAGACTTCCCTTGAAAACAGCATTGACAGCTTTGAGACCCAGATCGAGCAAATGGAGGCAAGCCTGAACCGTAAAATGGATGTGATGATCAGTCAATTCGTGGCCATGGAACAGGTAATCGGTCAACTTCAGACTGTAAGCAGCTGGTTGACCAGCCAGATGACCGGGATGTTTTCCTAA
- a CDS encoding flagellar protein FlaG has protein sequence MEIIEVRASAVANPPPRASMISFNAEETKTKQMPAGPEPKKDAEPAQSELIRKVAKGNEEAIRKVAENINRFMEDMDFSLRFIPDKEAGIVTVKVLDSDGNTIRTIPPEEMAALSSRIGSSIGMLVNVDR, from the coding sequence ATGGAAATCATTGAAGTGAGAGCAAGCGCAGTTGCTAATCCACCACCGCGCGCTTCCATGATAAGCTTTAATGCGGAAGAAACGAAGACTAAGCAAATGCCGGCAGGGCCTGAGCCGAAAAAAGACGCTGAACCGGCGCAGTCGGAACTTATCAGAAAGGTGGCTAAAGGAAATGAAGAGGCCATCAGGAAAGTGGCCGAAAATATTAACCGGTTCATGGAGGACATGGACTTCAGTCTTCGATTCATTCCGGATAAGGAAGCAGGGATAGTGACCGTAAAGGTGTTGGACAGCGACGGGAATACTATCCGTACTATACCACCAGAGGAAATGGCAGCCCTTTCTTCCAGGATTGGGTCGAGCATTGGCATGCTGGTGAACGTTGACCGATAG
- a CDS encoding flagellin, translated as MGLRIANNITAMNAHRMLSINDAQLSKSLERLSSGYRINRAADDAAGLAISQSFRANIASFKVASRNTTEASALLQVAEGGMDQIGNMLTRLKELATQAASSNVGTSERAKINSEGNALISEIDRISQATKYGSTALLDGTFGASKTAGTYTGGADDIRVYGDATHAYSIVDGGGGGGVLAADLTISSMAAAATAATWTFSAATATTLKLGNGTTTEVITITYSQSAAQTLVFANLGITFTADCGLTSTQWSGAQVVVRDTGLTSLNVTGANTGTYVFTSTGTTLTLGNGTVTQQITGFTPGTAKDFDFDTLGITLTVGSVYTDNDLDNVTFTVTSSGTSGSTFQVGADNDTNNRLSFTISSLRSTATTGLSLSYDYLDTATEAQSMLDLVDSAISTLSSRRGDVGAAMNRLSYAAANLATTIENVQAAESVIRDVDMAAEMTSFTKSQILLQAGTAMLAQANMAPQSILSLIGQ; from the coding sequence ATGGGACTCAGAATCGCGAACAACATTACCGCGATGAATGCTCATCGCATGTTGAGTATCAATGATGCGCAGTTATCAAAATCTCTTGAAAGACTCTCCTCAGGTTACCGCATCAACCGGGCGGCCGATGATGCTGCCGGTCTGGCCATTTCTCAAAGTTTCAGGGCAAATATAGCCAGTTTTAAAGTGGCCTCCCGAAATACGACTGAGGCCTCGGCGCTTTTGCAGGTGGCTGAAGGTGGTATGGACCAGATCGGGAACATGCTGACCCGGTTAAAAGAGCTGGCTACACAGGCCGCCTCATCCAACGTGGGTACCAGTGAGCGGGCAAAGATCAACTCGGAGGGGAACGCCCTCATCTCGGAAATCGACCGGATCTCCCAGGCCACCAAGTACGGGAGCACCGCCCTTTTGGACGGGACGTTTGGCGCTTCCAAAACGGCCGGGACATATACGGGAGGCGCCGATGACATAAGGGTGTACGGCGACGCAACTCATGCATATAGTATTGTTGATGGCGGCGGCGGCGGCGGAGTGCTGGCCGCTGACCTTACAATAAGCTCAATGGCTGCCGCTGCAACGGCCGCTACCTGGACCTTCTCTGCTGCAACTGCAACTACTCTTAAGCTGGGTAACGGAACAACGACTGAAGTAATTACAATAACCTACTCACAGTCAGCGGCACAGACACTGGTATTTGCCAATCTGGGCATCACCTTTACCGCTGACTGCGGTCTTACGTCCACGCAATGGAGTGGAGCCCAAGTGGTTGTCAGGGACACGGGCCTGACCAGCCTGAACGTGACAGGGGCAAATACCGGGACTTATGTCTTCACATCAACCGGCACAACCCTTACCCTCGGAAACGGAACTGTTACCCAGCAGATTACGGGCTTCACACCCGGCACGGCAAAGGACTTTGACTTCGATACGCTGGGCATTACATTAACCGTTGGATCGGTTTACACGGATAACGATCTTGACAATGTGACCTTTACTGTAACCTCATCCGGTACCTCGGGATCTACCTTCCAGGTTGGGGCTGATAATGACACGAACAATCGCCTTTCGTTTACTATCAGCTCTCTGCGGTCTACCGCAACCACCGGTCTGAGCTTGTCGTACGATTATCTGGATACTGCTACTGAAGCCCAGAGCATGCTTGACCTGGTTGACAGCGCCATCAGCACCCTGTCTTCAAGGCGAGGCGATGTCGGCGCCGCCATGAACCGGTTGAGTTATGCGGCTGCCAACCTGGCCACGACCATTGAAAACGTGCAGGCTGCTGAATCGGTCATCCGGGACGTGGATATGGCGGCCGAGATGACCTCGTTTACCAAGAGCCAGATATTGCTCCAGGCGGGTACCGCCATGTTAGCACAGGCCAACATGGCTCCGCAGAGCATCCTCAGCTTGATAGGTCAATAG